The Brachyspira aalborgi genome has a segment encoding these proteins:
- a CDS encoding NuoF family protein, which translates to MIEKLDRKKLEEHRISTEKEIEIRKGIETSEDDRYHILVCGGTACESNKSEEIVKLLKEHAEKNGIGDKVLVIKTGCFGFCSQGPVVKIIPGRVFYTHVQPEDAKDIIEQHVIQKKLVLRILYKEQREHRDFTKEINFYEKQKRIVLKNCGMIDPENIDEYIGNDGYKALSKVLFEMQPKDVIKQLEISGLRGRGGAGFPTWKKWSFASEVEAKQKYIVCNADEGDPGAYMDRSILEGDPHAVIEAMIIGGYAIGASKGYMYIRAEYGLAVERVKIALKQAYDYGLLGKNILGANFSFDLDIRLGAGAFVCGEETALLASIEGSRGTPRPRPPFPVNKGLFDSPTVINNVETFANITSIINNGGEWFASIGTENSKGTKVFALTGNVNVSGLVEVPMGTTIREIIYDIGGGVPNDKFAKGVQTGGPSGGILPEELFGTHIDFDNLVQLGSMMGSGGMIVIDEDRNMVDFAKFYLGFCVDESCGKCVPCRIGGMQMLKLLEKFTKRRAKEDDIEKLKEIALTMKKASLCALGTTAANPVLSTLKHFENEYKAGIFVRNTN; encoded by the coding sequence ATGATAGAAAAATTAGATAGAAAAAAATTAGAAGAACATAGAATAAGCACTGAAAAAGAAATAGAGATAAGAAAAGGAATAGAAACATCCGAAGACGACAGATATCATATATTGGTATGCGGAGGAACGGCTTGCGAATCGAATAAAAGCGAAGAGATTGTAAAATTGTTAAAAGAGCATGCAGAAAAAAATGGAATCGGCGATAAAGTTTTGGTTATAAAAACGGGATGTTTCGGTTTTTGTAGTCAAGGTCCCGTAGTTAAAATAATTCCTGGAAGAGTATTTTATACGCATGTTCAACCCGAAGATGCAAAAGATATAATAGAGCAGCATGTAATACAGAAAAAACTTGTATTAAGAATATTATATAAAGAGCAGAGAGAACATAGAGATTTTACTAAAGAGATTAATTTCTATGAAAAACAAAAAAGAATAGTCTTAAAAAATTGCGGAATGATAGACCCTGAAAATATTGACGAATATATAGGAAATGACGGCTATAAAGCGCTTTCAAAAGTTTTATTCGAGATGCAACCTAAAGATGTTATTAAACAATTAGAAATATCGGGTTTGAGAGGAAGAGGAGGCGCTGGATTTCCAACTTGGAAAAAATGGAGTTTTGCAAGCGAAGTTGAAGCCAAACAAAAATATATAGTATGCAATGCCGATGAAGGAGACCCAGGCGCTTATATGGATAGGAGCATTCTTGAAGGCGACCCTCATGCGGTTATAGAAGCTATGATTATAGGCGGATACGCTATAGGAGCTAGCAAAGGATATATGTATATAAGAGCGGAATACGGACTTGCAGTTGAAAGAGTAAAAATAGCTTTAAAACAGGCTTATGATTACGGACTACTTGGAAAAAATATTTTAGGAGCTAATTTCTCTTTCGATTTGGATATAAGACTCGGAGCTGGCGCTTTCGTATGCGGCGAGGAAACGGCGCTTTTAGCATCAATAGAAGGAAGCAGAGGAACTCCAAGACCGCGTCCGCCTTTTCCTGTAAATAAAGGATTATTCGATTCTCCTACGGTAATAAATAATGTCGAAACTTTTGCAAATATTACATCTATAATAAATAATGGCGGCGAATGGTTTGCCTCAATAGGGACTGAAAATTCAAAAGGAACAAAAGTATTTGCATTAACGGGTAATGTAAATGTATCTGGTTTGGTTGAAGTGCCTATGGGAACTACTATTAGAGAGATAATTTACGATATAGGAGGCGGAGTTCCTAACGATAAATTTGCTAAAGGAGTTCAAACGGGCGGACCTTCTGGCGGGATATTGCCTGAAGAATTATTTGGAACGCATATAGATTTTGATAATTTGGTTCAATTAGGCTCAATGATGGGTTCGGGCGGTATGATAGTTATAGACGAAGATAGGAATATGGTTGATTTTGCCAAATTCTATTTAGGTTTTTGCGTTGATGAAAGTTGCGGTAAATGTGTTCCTTGTAGAATAGGCGGCATGCAAATGCTAAAATTACTTGAAAAATTCACAAAAAGAAGAGCGAAAGAAGACGATATAGAAAAGTTAAAAGAAATAGCTTTAACTATGAAAAAGGCTTCGCTTTGCGCACTTGGAACTACGGCTGCAAATCCCGTTTTATCGACTTTAAAACATTTTGAAAACGAATATAAAGCGGGAATATTTGTTAGAAACACTAATTAA
- a CDS encoding NADH-dependent [FeFe] hydrogenase, group A6 — translation MIKIKINGKNLEVEDNITILKAAKKVGIKIPTLCYHPDIHPTSACGICMVKLANMGNKYVRACSMLVEEGMDIITHDAEINMVRKGVLELVLSAHPNDCLNCIRNGNCELQTAAADFGVRNSKFDNIKQNHPRDETAGSIVLNPEKCIKCGRCVVVCQEMQKVHALGFVNRGFDTYFAPVGVSLKDSTCVDCGQCATHCPVAAIYEKVDTKEVMDALDNPDIYVTVQMAPSVRVALGEYFGLKAGDNITGKIYAAMRLLGFDAIFDTNFGADMTIVEEANEFVKRFTESNGTAVMTTSCCPAWVKYIEEYYPDLLDNVSTSKSPHMMLAPMVKTYYAEKMKLNPAKIYNVSIMPCTAKKNEIRKNDTMKSSGYNDVDVVITTREFARMIKRYGIDLAGIQEEKADSILGEYSGAGTIFGATGGVMEAALRTAYNVIAGSNLENVEFNDVRGLKNVKKATVKILDKDVKIAVVNGLHNVDPVMQEIRKAKEKGENPPYNFVEVMACPGGCVGGGGQPYGTTNEVRVDRAKGLYTEDKKVVKHRCSHDNEHIKILYKDFLGEPLGEKPHHYLHTEYKKAEKYTK, via the coding sequence ATGATTAAAATAAAAATAAACGGAAAAAATTTAGAAGTTGAAGATAATATTACGATATTAAAAGCGGCTAAAAAAGTGGGAATAAAAATTCCAACTCTATGTTATCATCCCGATATTCATCCAACTTCGGCTTGCGGTATTTGTATGGTTAAACTTGCAAATATGGGCAATAAATATGTTAGAGCATGTTCTATGCTTGTTGAAGAAGGAATGGATATTATAACTCATGACGCCGAAATAAATATGGTTAGAAAAGGAGTTTTGGAACTTGTTTTATCCGCTCATCCTAACGATTGTTTAAATTGCATAAGAAACGGAAACTGCGAACTTCAAACCGCAGCCGCCGATTTTGGAGTTAGAAATTCAAAATTCGACAATATAAAACAGAATCATCCGAGAGACGAAACAGCAGGAAGCATAGTGCTTAATCCTGAAAAATGTATAAAATGCGGAAGATGTGTAGTCGTTTGTCAAGAAATGCAAAAAGTTCATGCATTAGGTTTTGTAAATAGAGGATTTGACACTTATTTTGCGCCCGTTGGAGTTTCGCTTAAAGATTCTACTTGCGTTGATTGTGGACAATGCGCCACTCACTGCCCTGTAGCCGCAATATACGAAAAAGTCGACACTAAAGAAGTTATGGACGCTTTGGATAATCCCGATATTTATGTTACGGTTCAAATGGCGCCTTCGGTTAGAGTGGCTTTGGGAGAATATTTCGGACTTAAAGCGGGAGATAATATTACGGGAAAAATATACGCCGCTATGCGTTTATTAGGATTCGATGCAATATTCGATACAAATTTTGGAGCGGATATGACTATAGTAGAAGAAGCTAACGAGTTTGTTAAAAGATTTACCGAAAGCAACGGCACGGCTGTAATGACTACTTCATGCTGTCCCGCTTGGGTAAAATATATAGAAGAATATTATCCCGATTTGCTTGATAATGTTTCAACTTCAAAATCTCCTCATATGATGCTAGCGCCTATGGTTAAAACATATTATGCGGAAAAAATGAAATTAAATCCTGCAAAAATATATAATGTTTCAATAATGCCTTGCACCGCTAAAAAGAATGAAATCAGAAAAAACGATACAATGAAATCAAGCGGATATAACGATGTAGATGTCGTTATAACTACAAGAGAGTTTGCGAGAATGATAAAACGATACGGAATAGATTTAGCGGGAATACAAGAGGAAAAAGCGGACAGCATACTTGGAGAATATAGCGGAGCGGGAACGATTTTCGGAGCTACAGGCGGAGTTATGGAGGCGGCTTTAAGAACGGCTTATAATGTTATAGCGGGTTCTAATCTTGAAAATGTAGAATTTAACGATGTGAGAGGATTAAAAAATGTTAAAAAAGCTACAGTAAAGATTTTAGATAAGGATGTTAAAATAGCCGTAGTAAACGGACTTCATAATGTCGACCCTGTTATGCAAGAGATAAGAAAGGCAAAAGAAAAAGGCGAAAATCCTCCTTATAATTTTGTAGAGGTTATGGCTTGTCCAGGCGGATGCGTTGGTGGAGGCGGACAACCTTACGGAACTACCAACGAGGTAAGAGTAGATAGAGCTAAAGGATTATACACGGAAGATAAAAAAGTCGTTAAACATAGATGTTCGCATGATAACGAGCATATAAAAATACTTTATAAAGACTTCTTGGGAGAACCTTTAGGAGAAAAACCGCATCATTATTTGCATACCGAATATAAGAAAGCGGAAAAATATACAAAATAA
- a CDS encoding P1 family peptidase produces the protein MKEIKITDIENIKIGNAENEKAGTGCTVIICENGAITGLDIRGGGPASRESELTKPFASAEVIHAVLLSGGSAFGLDAAGGVMKYLEERNIGFDVGVTKVPLVCASCIFDLRVGDYKIRPDAKMSYKACINAEKNNPQMGNFGAGAGATVGKILGLDYAMKSGLGFYALQMGNLKVGAIVSVNAFGDIFDYESGKMIAGLLDIDKKRFRNSEEELIKIAEDKNLSFDIEKNNSITNTTIGAIITNAKFTKSQMGKIASMSHNGFARTIKPVHTTLDGDSIYAMSVGNVNANLDAVGSISAIVMGKAINSAIVNTKSAYGFKAYNELINFNAV, from the coding sequence ATTAAAGAAATAAAAATAACGGATATAGAAAATATAAAAATTGGAAACGCCGAAAACGAAAAAGCGGGAACGGGTTGCACTGTTATAATTTGCGAAAATGGAGCTATAACGGGATTAGACATTAGAGGCGGAGGACCGGCTTCAAGAGAAAGCGAACTTACAAAACCTTTTGCTTCTGCAGAAGTTATTCATGCAGTTTTATTAAGCGGAGGAAGCGCGTTCGGACTTGATGCGGCGGGCGGAGTAATGAAATATTTAGAAGAGAGGAATATTGGTTTCGATGTCGGCGTCACAAAAGTTCCTTTGGTTTGCGCTTCTTGTATATTCGATTTAAGAGTGGGAGATTATAAAATTCGTCCCGATGCTAAAATGTCTTATAAAGCTTGCATTAACGCAGAAAAAAATAATCCTCAAATGGGAAATTTTGGAGCGGGAGCGGGAGCGACAGTAGGCAAAATATTAGGATTAGATTATGCAATGAAATCGGGACTCGGTTTTTACGCTTTGCAAATGGGAAATTTAAAAGTCGGCGCTATAGTTTCGGTTAATGCTTTTGGCGATATTTTTGATTATGAAAGCGGAAAAATGATAGCGGGGCTTCTTGATATTGATAAAAAAAGATTTAGAAATTCCGAAGAAGAGCTAATAAAAATAGCCGAAGATAAAAATCTTTCTTTTGATATAGAAAAAAATAATTCTATAACAAACACTACTATAGGAGCGATTATAACAAACGCTAAATTTACAAAATCTCAAATGGGAAAAATTGCATCGATGTCGCATAACGGATTTGCAAGGACAATAAAACCCGTTCATACGACTTTAGACGGAGATAGTATTTATGCAATGTCGGTTGGAAATGTAAATGCAAATTTGGACGCGGTCGGAAGTATATCAGCAATCGTTATGGGAAAAGCTATAAACTCGGCTATAGTAAATACAAAATCCGCTTATGGTTTTAAGGCTTATAATGAATTGATAAACTTTAACGCTGTTTAA
- a CDS encoding peptidylprolyl isomerase gives MKRILILSFFIFNNILFGDVVNSIVGIVGSMPITYEDFISRRTFLTLQAKSIGQNINDDLVYKDLVEERIMYLKLQEYNYTIEENDVSRRLDSIAKQYNMTLEQFSKQLRAEGISYEEYRNSIKKQIAMENLSGLVVNNSDISDSEADEFYNNSKDKSIFEVDTLVKLSWIFFKATTFTEKGEKQQIANTVRGLAARGGDFSELAKKYSEDNATKNSGGDLGYNLLYDEGKKSLPAQINAGLNLVKRGYQVGTVSTVRELVGKGFYIIKIISIEKDMDSIRTRVKNYLGEIRMRESFVKWLEDETKRVSVKLYK, from the coding sequence ATGAAAAGAATTTTGATATTATCATTTTTTATATTTAATAATATTTTATTCGGCGATGTTGTTAATAGTATAGTCGGAATTGTCGGTTCTATGCCTATTACTTACGAAGATTTTATAAGCAGAAGAACTTTTTTAACTTTGCAAGCAAAATCGATTGGACAAAATATTAATGACGATTTGGTTTATAAAGATTTGGTTGAAGAGAGAATAATGTATTTGAAACTTCAAGAATATAATTATACGATAGAAGAAAACGATGTAAGCAGAAGATTAGACAGCATTGCAAAACAATATAATATGACATTAGAACAATTTTCAAAACAATTAAGAGCGGAAGGAATTTCCTACGAAGAATATAGAAACTCAATAAAAAAGCAAATCGCTATGGAAAATTTAAGCGGGCTTGTAGTTAATAATTCCGATATAAGCGATAGCGAAGCGGACGAATTTTATAATAATAGTAAAGACAAATCTATATTTGAAGTCGACACTTTAGTAAAACTTTCTTGGATATTTTTTAAAGCTACGACTTTTACGGAAAAAGGCGAAAAACAACAAATTGCAAATACGGTTAGAGGTTTGGCTGCAAGAGGAGGCGATTTTTCCGAACTTGCAAAAAAATATAGCGAAGATAACGCCACAAAAAATAGCGGCGGAGATTTAGGTTATAATCTTTTATATGACGAAGGGAAAAAATCTTTGCCCGCTCAAATTAACGCTGGACTTAATTTAGTAAAGCGCGGCTATCAAGTTGGAACGGTTAGCACGGTTAGAGAATTAGTCGGAAAAGGTTTCTATATCATAAAAATAATTTCTATAGAAAAAGATATGGACAGCATAAGAACGAGAGTTAAAAATTATCTTGGCGAAATTCGTATGAGAGAATCTTTTGTTAAATGGCTTGAAGATGAAACTAAAAGAGTTTCGGTAAAATTGTATAAATAA
- a CDS encoding FkbM family methyltransferase — MNSNIIDRIVWWIPFRQLRNNIRKLLKSKEKNSLLLNLQIMSNTYGLDFKGQFGQDIIAYLCLKNKKNGFYIDIGAYDGINLSNTYIFEKLGWDGFCVEASPKTFEALKKNRKCDLYNCAVSSKNIGKAKFLTSTVGVLDVLDTHNTSGHKERIERESDNNMEYIEVDTITFEELMSNYKNINHIDFMSLDIEGGELDVLRSIDFDKYSFGLITVEYNENYNEILELMNSKGYKKLMDNNCDLIFIKNHNIDL, encoded by the coding sequence ATGAATTCAAATATTATAGACAGAATAGTTTGGTGGATACCGTTTAGACAATTAAGAAACAATATTAGAAAGTTATTAAAATCTAAAGAAAAAAACTCATTATTATTAAATTTGCAAATAATGTCTAATACTTACGGTTTAGATTTTAAAGGACAATTCGGACAAGATATTATAGCATATTTATGTTTGAAAAATAAAAAGAACGGTTTTTATATAGATATTGGCGCTTATGACGGAATAAATTTAAGCAATACATATATATTTGAAAAATTAGGCTGGGACGGTTTTTGCGTTGAAGCAAGTCCAAAAACTTTTGAAGCGCTTAAGAAAAATAGAAAATGCGATTTGTATAATTGCGCCGTGAGTTCTAAAAATATTGGAAAAGCAAAATTTTTAACTTCCACAGTCGGAGTATTGGATGTTTTGGATACTCATAATACTTCAGGACATAAAGAAAGAATTGAAAGAGAAAGCGATAATAATATGGAATATATCGAAGTTGATACTATAACATTTGAAGAGCTTATGTCAAATTATAAAAATATTAATCATATAGATTTTATGTCTTTAGATATAGAAGGCGGCGAGTTGGATGTATTAAGAAGTATCGATTTTGATAAATATTCTTTCGGTTTAATAACGGTAGAATATAATGAAAATTATAATGAAATTTTAGAATTAATGAATTCAAAAGGTTATAAAAAACTTATGGATAATAATTGCGATTTAATTTTTATAAAAAATCATAATATTGATTTATAA